The Panacibacter microcysteis genome includes a window with the following:
- a CDS encoding alpha/beta hydrolase → MELLYALLTINNVVFYIAAGYIALLLLLYFLQERFIFKPEKLPKDFVYKYDVPFKELFFDVATGVTINGLHFYCKKPHGLILYLHGNTRSIKGWAKYARDFYRYNYDVVMVDYRGFGKSTGKRSERDIKQDLQFVYDTLAVQYHEHHILVYGRSLGSGFATKLAADNKPRYLIIDSPYFSFKKVAERFLPFLPHQYVLRYHLRTDKWITRVNCHTYIIHGTKDWLIPISHSERLRALNPNKITLITIHGGGHNNLPSFPEYHNFIRDILRY, encoded by the coding sequence ATGGAACTGTTGTATGCACTGCTTACCATTAACAATGTGGTTTTCTACATTGCTGCAGGCTATATTGCTCTTCTGTTGTTGCTATACTTTTTACAGGAGAGGTTCATTTTTAAACCGGAAAAACTTCCCAAAGATTTTGTATACAAATATGATGTGCCTTTTAAAGAACTTTTCTTTGATGTGGCCACAGGTGTTACCATCAACGGGCTTCACTTTTACTGCAAAAAGCCACATGGGCTTATACTATACCTGCATGGCAATACCCGCAGTATTAAAGGCTGGGCAAAATATGCCAGGGATTTTTACCGGTACAACTACGATGTGGTGATGGTTGATTACCGCGGTTTTGGCAAAAGCACGGGCAAACGCAGTGAGCGGGACATTAAACAAGACCTGCAGTTTGTGTACGATACACTGGCAGTACAATACCACGAACACCATATTCTTGTATATGGGCGGAGCCTTGGCAGTGGCTTTGCTACGAAGCTTGCTGCAGATAACAAACCACGTTACCTCATTATCGATTCTCCTTATTTCAGCTTTAAAAAAGTTGCGGAAAGGTTCCTGCCATTTCTACCACATCAATATGTGTTGCGGTATCATTTGCGTACAGATAAATGGATTACAAGGGTTAACTGCCACACGTATATTATTCACGGTACAAAAGACTGGCTTATACCCATAAGCCACAGCGAAAGACTGCGGGCACTTAACCCGAACAAGATTACGCTTATTACGATACATGGTGGCGGGCATAACAATCTTCCTTCATTCCCCGAATACCATAATTTTATCCGCGATATATTGCGCTATTAA
- a CDS encoding response regulator transcription factor encodes MQAPENLPVVVIVEDDLYMQGILSQCLSGPFAPVVFQNGMEAFSYLQQGNIPDIIISDLNTPVLNGIQFLEQVRTSGFFSAIPFIMLSGVDNTDTRIKCLEAGADDFIVKPFNPRELEARLKIILKRAGKLVLN; translated from the coding sequence ATGCAAGCTCCAGAAAATTTACCTGTTGTCGTTATTGTTGAAGATGATCTTTACATGCAGGGAATACTCTCTCAATGTTTAAGCGGGCCTTTTGCACCGGTAGTTTTCCAAAACGGAATGGAAGCATTCAGCTACCTGCAGCAAGGCAATATCCCCGACATTATTATTTCAGACCTCAACACACCTGTGCTCAATGGTATACAGTTTCTTGAGCAGGTGAGAACAAGCGGCTTCTTCAGCGCCATTCCATTTATTATGCTTTCGGGTGTTGATAATACAGATACAAGGATCAAATGTCTTGAAGCTGGTGCAGACGATTTCATTGTCAAACCCTTTAATCCCCGCGAACTCGAAGCGCGTTTAAAAATCATTTTAAAAAGAGCCGGTAAACTCGTTTTAAACTAA
- a CDS encoding alpha/beta hydrolase, protein MKKKIRNWIGIIVIIYVVCGIALYFLQPVLLFHPEPLPQDHTFSFSQPFEEKKIYYDSSTMFDVVRFRTGNDALRKGAVLYFHGNMNNIEYYAHFAPYFTKNGYEVWMIDYPGYGKSTGERTEAMFYTLSDQLYKLCRAAGFAADSIIIYGKSLGTGIATQLASVKNCKRLILESPYYSIPQIAKHYAFMYPVEWMSEFTIPTHDFITKVVAPVTIFHGTDDGTIPYSNTGKLQPLLKPADEVITIEGGGHNDLYNFPVVPKKIDSLLNGQ, encoded by the coding sequence ATGAAAAAGAAGATCAGGAACTGGATTGGTATTATTGTGATCATCTACGTGGTATGTGGCATAGCTTTGTACTTTCTGCAGCCGGTGTTGCTTTTTCACCCGGAGCCTTTACCGCAGGATCATACTTTTTCTTTCAGCCAGCCTTTTGAAGAGAAAAAAATTTACTACGACAGCAGCACCATGTTTGATGTAGTGCGGTTCAGGACCGGCAATGACGCACTGCGCAAAGGTGCCGTACTCTACTTTCATGGCAACATGAACAATATTGAATACTATGCCCATTTTGCACCATACTTTACGAAGAACGGCTACGAAGTCTGGATGATAGATTACCCCGGGTATGGTAAATCTACCGGTGAAAGAACAGAAGCAATGTTTTACACGCTTTCTGACCAATTGTATAAACTATGCCGCGCCGCTGGCTTTGCGGCTGACAGCATCATTATTTATGGCAAATCCCTGGGAACAGGTATTGCCACGCAACTGGCCTCTGTAAAGAATTGCAAACGGCTGATACTTGAATCGCCGTATTACAGCATACCACAGATTGCAAAACATTATGCATTTATGTACCCGGTAGAGTGGATGAGCGAGTTTACCATTCCCACACACGATTTTATTACGAAGGTAGTTGCGCCTGTTACTATCTTTCACGGCACCGACGATGGCACCATACCTTACAGCAACACCGGGAAACTACAGCCCCTCTTAAAGCCGGCAGATGAAGTGATCACGATAGAAGGCGGTGGCCATAACGACCTGTATAATTTTCCTGTTGTACCAAAGAAAATAGACAGCCTGCTAAACGGGCAATAG
- a CDS encoding D-TA family PLP-dependent enzyme, producing the protein MSWFEIENIDTTDSPALVIYKERVEENIRLVKSMVKDVSLLRPHVKTNKIAEVCQMMMAHDIQKFKCATIAEAEMLGTIQAKDVLLAYQPVGPKALRLLKLVEAFPGTHFSCIIDDIGAASNLSDIFLEAGKVIDVYLDLNTGMNRTGIRPFHAVQLIELFRSLGGINIIGLHAYDGHIRDKDYSARKFNCDRAFLQVTSLAESLKNTMHKELAIVAGGTPTFPIHAHREGVECSPGTFIFWDWGYQQIMPDEPFLFAALVVTRIISITDADTICTDLGHKSVAAENPFPRVHFLNLPGAEPIGQSEEHLILRVPDTSLFTVGDVLYGVPVHICPTVALYDTVKVVEDKIITTAWRVVARDRSISV; encoded by the coding sequence ATGAGTTGGTTTGAGATAGAAAACATTGACACAACTGATTCTCCTGCGTTGGTTATTTATAAAGAACGCGTAGAGGAAAATATCAGGCTGGTAAAAAGCATGGTAAAAGATGTAAGCTTGCTCAGGCCGCACGTAAAAACAAATAAAATTGCTGAAGTGTGCCAGATGATGATGGCGCACGACATACAAAAATTTAAATGCGCTACCATTGCAGAAGCAGAAATGCTCGGTACCATACAGGCAAAAGATGTGCTGCTGGCCTACCAGCCGGTAGGCCCCAAAGCATTGCGGTTATTAAAACTGGTGGAAGCCTTCCCGGGCACCCATTTTTCCTGCATTATAGATGATATTGGCGCTGCCAGCAACCTTTCCGACATTTTCCTGGAAGCAGGCAAAGTAATAGACGTTTACCTCGATCTTAATACAGGCATGAACAGAACGGGCATCAGGCCATTTCATGCTGTACAGCTAATCGAATTGTTCAGATCGCTTGGCGGCATTAACATTATTGGCCTGCATGCTTACGACGGACATATAAGAGATAAAGATTATTCGGCCCGTAAATTCAATTGCGACCGTGCATTTCTCCAGGTTACTTCTTTGGCAGAATCATTAAAGAATACAATGCACAAAGAGCTTGCAATTGTAGCAGGCGGCACTCCTACCTTTCCCATACATGCTCACCGCGAAGGTGTGGAATGCAGCCCCGGCACATTTATATTCTGGGATTGGGGTTACCAGCAAATAATGCCAGACGAACCTTTCTTATTTGCCGCACTTGTTGTTACCCGCATTATTTCTATAACAGACGCAGATACCATCTGTACCGACCTGGGCCATAAATCTGTGGCTGCCGAAAATCCTTTTCCACGGGTGCATTTTCTTAACCTGCCGGGCGCAGAGCCAATAGGCCAGAGTGAAGAACACCTGATACTGCGCGTACCAGACACATCACTGTTTACTGTAGGAGATGTATTGTACGGCGTACCTGTGCACATATGCCCTACCGTTGCACTCTACGATACTGTAAAAGTGGTGGAAGACAAAATAATTACCACAGCCTGGCGCGTAGTGGCAAGAGACAGGTCGATCTCTGTTTAG
- a CDS encoding gluconate:H+ symporter — MSFLILALGILLLILLITLAKLNAFLSFIIVCLFVGLCNGMDVIAISNAVQKGMGDLLGTLIIIIGLGAMLGKLVAESGAAERIAAGLIKFSGKKNLVWALLITAFIIGIPLFYNVGFVLILPLAISIATRYKIPPVYLALPAVSALSVTHGYLPPHPSPTALVQQFHADLGLTMLYGFIVSAPCIILAGPVFAKTLKKYNNRPLESFIAPPKDEASLPGMFISILTAFMPVILISAATLTKMFFNTAGTFGKIATAVGEPAIAMLITVLFAIYTLGIRQGRKMSQIGNSLNDAAKDIAVILFIVGGAGSLKQVLTDTGISNEIAASLQNLHINPLLAAWSISAIIRVAIGSATVAGLTTAGIVAPLIASTGADPNLMVLATGAGSLFFSHVNDSGFWLFKEYFNLSIKQTMKTWSIMETIVSVVGIIAVLLLNYIIH, encoded by the coding sequence ATGTCTTTCCTAATACTGGCGCTGGGCATACTTCTCCTGATCTTACTGATAACATTGGCAAAACTGAATGCTTTTTTATCATTCATCATTGTATGTCTTTTTGTTGGCCTTTGTAATGGGATGGACGTAATTGCCATTTCCAATGCGGTGCAGAAAGGCATGGGAGATCTGCTGGGCACTTTGATCATTATTATCGGTCTTGGTGCAATGCTGGGTAAACTGGTAGCAGAAAGTGGCGCAGCAGAGCGTATAGCGGCTGGTCTTATAAAATTTTCAGGAAAGAAAAACCTTGTGTGGGCATTGCTCATTACTGCCTTTATTATTGGCATACCGCTTTTTTATAATGTTGGTTTTGTGCTCATACTGCCGTTGGCTATCAGTATTGCCACCAGGTACAAAATACCACCTGTTTATCTTGCATTGCCGGCCGTATCTGCCTTATCTGTTACACATGGATATTTACCGCCGCACCCCTCACCTACAGCGCTGGTGCAGCAATTCCATGCAGATCTCGGGTTAACCATGCTGTATGGTTTTATCGTCTCCGCACCATGTATCATTCTGGCCGGGCCGGTATTTGCAAAAACACTCAAAAAATACAACAACAGGCCGCTCGAATCTTTTATAGCTCCGCCAAAAGATGAAGCATCATTGCCGGGTATGTTCATCAGTATACTTACCGCATTTATGCCCGTTATCCTTATTTCTGCTGCCACACTTACCAAAATGTTTTTCAATACAGCAGGCACCTTTGGTAAAATTGCCACAGCAGTAGGCGAACCGGCTATTGCCATGCTCATTACAGTGTTGTTTGCAATTTATACGTTGGGTATCAGGCAGGGCAGAAAGATGTCGCAGATCGGTAATTCACTGAATGATGCCGCAAAAGACATTGCTGTGATCCTGTTTATTGTTGGTGGCGCAGGCTCGTTAAAACAGGTGCTGACAGATACCGGCATCAGCAATGAAATCGCAGCTTCTTTACAAAACCTGCACATCAATCCTTTGCTGGCTGCATGGAGCATCAGCGCAATCATTCGTGTGGCAATAGGCTCTGCAACTGTTGCCGGCCTTACTACTGCGGGTATAGTGGCGCCATTAATTGCCTCTACCGGTGCAGACCCAAACCTGATGGTATTGGCCACGGGCGCAGGCAGTTTATTCTTCTCTCATGTTAATGATTCGGGCTTCTGGCTCTTTAAAGAATATTTCAACCTCTCCATCAAGCAAACCATGAAAACATGGAGTATTATGGAAACAATTGTTTCAGTTGTTGGTATTATTGCAGTGCTTTTACTGAATTATATCATTCACTAA
- a CDS encoding TolC family protein, whose translation MNMLSKRKPIVMLLVLLSSISLKAQQTDSLLVRAIESGRLLPMLIDSAIKNNPEVNRVDNSIGFARENLALTKKNIYSAVSLFSSYNHGNNANVISGTVSNVSLVQSNFYNVGVYFQLPLTHVVSRKNAIKASEYQVKMAEAEKEGAAKYITQEVIRVYQELRLALNLVKVATDSKQTALVNYQMCQKQYLNNDIPLTELSRIQDIYSKASIEYETDLNRFQTAYLQLESYTGVHLSTIIASIR comes from the coding sequence ATGAATATGTTATCAAAAAGAAAACCGATCGTAATGCTGCTCGTCCTGTTGAGCAGCATATCCCTAAAAGCCCAGCAAACCGATTCACTGCTTGTCAGGGCTATTGAATCAGGCAGGCTGCTGCCTATGCTCATCGACTCAGCTATCAAAAACAATCCTGAAGTAAACAGGGTTGACAACAGTATTGGGTTTGCCAGAGAAAACCTGGCGCTTACAAAGAAAAACATTTACAGCGCTGTGTCTTTGTTCTCTTCTTACAACCATGGCAACAATGCCAATGTTATTTCGGGCACGGTAAGCAATGTAAGCCTGGTACAATCAAACTTTTACAATGTGGGTGTTTATTTTCAGTTGCCGCTGACACACGTGGTATCCCGCAAAAATGCCATCAAAGCAAGCGAGTACCAGGTAAAAATGGCTGAAGCTGAAAAAGAAGGCGCAGCAAAGTACATTACACAGGAAGTAATACGGGTCTACCAGGAACTAAGGCTTGCGCTTAACCTGGTAAAAGTGGCTACAGACAGTAAGCAGACAGCGCTGGTCAATTACCAGATGTGCCAGAAACAATATTTGAACAACGACATACCACTAACAGAGTTATCAAGAATACAGGACATCTATTCCAAGGCTTCCATTGAATATGAGACAGATCTCAACAGGTTTCAAACAGCATACCTGCAGCTTGAATCTTACACAGGCGTTCACCTATCAACAATTATTGCATCCATCAGATGA
- a CDS encoding RidA family protein, with protein sequence MTPEENFAALGLQLPPAPAPMGVYKPCLVNGNHCYVSGHGPVQNDQTLIVGRVGKDLDIEQARLAAQQVGLTILSTLRTNLGSLNKIKRVIKVLGMVNCTADFEKHPYVINGCSELFAKVWGEEDGIGVRSAVGMGTLPGNIPVEIEALFELS encoded by the coding sequence ATGACTCCCGAAGAAAATTTTGCTGCACTTGGTCTTCAACTTCCGCCGGCCCCGGCACCAATGGGTGTTTATAAACCTTGCCTTGTAAACGGTAATCATTGCTATGTTTCAGGCCATGGACCGGTACAAAACGACCAGACACTGATCGTTGGCCGTGTGGGCAAAGACCTTGATATAGAGCAGGCCAGGCTGGCTGCGCAGCAGGTGGGTCTTACCATATTATCTACACTAAGAACCAATCTCGGTTCGCTTAATAAAATCAAAAGAGTGATCAAAGTGCTGGGCATGGTAAACTGCACAGCAGATTTTGAAAAACACCCGTACGTAATCAACGGCTGCAGTGAATTATTTGCAAAAGTGTGGGGAGAAGAAGATGGTATTGGTGTAAGAAGTGCAGTTGGTATGGGTACATTGCCCGGCAATATCCCTGTAGAAATCGAAGCACTTTTTGAATTAAGCTAA
- a CDS encoding sugar transferase, translating into MENQSSTVALIAADELLIQAAGKLNIPGCTILQFENGIDLSNNWSKKKLNIVAILSRSEIIGPNGISLKHALQARKFADVPFFIISDHVNDHLKAIALKEGIADIFHKQQLQYNLQKRLPFIISNWHHIKTNNAVSGQSAYKIPLEKRIFDVVFSSLALLLLSPVLLITALAVRLESKGPVFYYSLRVGTGYKIFKFFKFRSMYVNADARLKDLKHLNQYGAAAETEKVDTAGFRCDDCKQMGTSCQASLYADKHSWCEKQYALTRKASAGAAFIKIKDDPRITRVGKILRNTSMDELPQLVNVLIGDMSIVGNRPLPLYEAEKLTTDKYAQRFIAPAGITGLWQVEKRGKSAEMSEEERLMLDNTYAENHSLLNDFRLIFRTIPALFQKENV; encoded by the coding sequence ATGGAAAACCAATCTTCAACTGTTGCACTTATTGCTGCAGATGAATTACTCATACAGGCAGCAGGTAAGCTGAATATACCGGGGTGTACTATACTGCAATTTGAAAATGGTATAGACCTGAGTAATAACTGGTCAAAAAAGAAGTTGAATATCGTTGCTATTCTTTCCCGCTCCGAAATTATTGGCCCAAATGGCATCTCACTAAAACATGCATTACAGGCCAGGAAATTTGCAGACGTTCCGTTCTTTATTATTTCCGATCATGTAAACGATCACCTCAAAGCTATCGCGCTAAAAGAAGGCATTGCAGATATTTTTCATAAACAACAGTTGCAGTACAACCTGCAAAAACGCCTGCCTTTTATCATCAGCAACTGGCATCATATTAAAACAAACAACGCCGTATCTGGCCAGTCAGCTTACAAAATACCGCTCGAAAAAAGAATTTTTGACGTTGTTTTTTCTTCGCTGGCGCTGCTGTTACTTTCCCCTGTCTTACTCATTACAGCACTGGCAGTAAGGCTGGAATCAAAAGGCCCGGTATTTTATTATTCCCTGCGCGTGGGTACAGGTTATAAAATCTTCAAATTTTTCAAGTTCCGCTCCATGTATGTAAATGCAGATGCACGTTTGAAAGATCTGAAACACCTCAACCAGTACGGCGCTGCTGCAGAGACCGAAAAAGTTGATACTGCAGGCTTCCGCTGCGATGATTGCAAACAAATGGGCACATCATGCCAGGCATCATTGTATGCAGATAAACATTCGTGGTGCGAAAAACAATATGCGCTTACCAGGAAAGCAAGTGCTGGTGCAGCGTTCATTAAAATAAAAGACGACCCGCGCATAACCCGTGTGGGAAAAATTTTACGTAATACAAGTATGGACGAACTGCCGCAGCTTGTTAACGTGCTCATTGGAGATATGAGTATTGTAGGCAACCGGCCATTGCCTTTATACGAAGCGGAAAAACTTACTACAGACAAATACGCACAACGCTTTATCGCACCTGCAGGCATTACAGGTTTGTGGCAGGTGGAGAAACGCGGCAAGTCTGCAGAAATGTCTGAGGAAGAACGCCTGATGCTGGACAATACATACGCGGAAAATCACAGCCTCTTAAATGACTTCCGGCTTATTTTCCGAACCATACCGGCACTGTTTCAAAAAGAGAATGTGTGA
- a CDS encoding PAS domain S-box protein — MQQNFDETASALQIEPSQLDRLFASYILAGKDFVICRHSNTVSEHFGSLAGLLLFDFFTISAGTSVIADTETLLLHCGNVITLAGTGIFMKCRFECMQPAGYLFVIEHDFTNNNFTENIEQVADNIWEHNFTTGITRFSKKQSELLNAGIEDDNVTLWWNSIHPSDRPVLEAIDARYKEGTIDHHCLEYRLLCKDGSIKWVLDKGVVVKKNAAGKPLITAGTHTDITSIKQAESALRQSEQRFNSLSENLNDGILVEDEYRNVILSNQQFCTMFNISFTPQALSALGAAEVINHCGKSAKSAALFTDLVKNLVQQRSKVTGLIIELFNGNIYEIAHTPVFIDNEFKGILWKFSDVTDRINADKKLEAQKKFYEDVLNEIPADVAVLNEKREYLYVNPYAVKDDELRRWLVGKKDEDFCLQRNKPLDIALRRKQLFEQVIESGKQLEWEEKNITRDGKALHYLRKLYPVIDDNGRVKFMIGYGIDITDRKQFEDDLSLSEKRYRDLFNFSQALICTHDMHGTILTINPATCRLLGYSEAEMIGHKLYSFIPREDLVLFKEKYLDAFSHGGSHKGVFCAVSKSGKKNYLLYQNYKVEEPGKEPYVIGFSQDITERKKIEEAIRNGEEKYRSIIENMNLGMVELDADSTILFANENLCRMSGYDMPELIGKKLYNVFSEGESRLFIKQKMYLKKEGVSEVYEFVTRNKAGEPRWWLVSGSPLHLHTGEFKGSLLICLDITNQKILEQELRKAKQLAEQSSKAKDLFLANMSHEIRTPMNAILGMAKQLERTVMDGQQQFYLNAINNAASNLLVIINDILDFSKIEAGKMTLESTAFELEAVVGKALQVIVHKAEEKGLALYSKIDTTIAPVLIGDPYRINQILINLLGNSVKFTEKGSISIYCSVSAERESSQLINIEVVDSGIGMSDDFQHSLFNKFEQEDDNNGKRYSGTGLGMSIVKELIELMHGNITVQSKKNIGTIVSVNIPFNKGIKEDLAQTEAKKISSNTLRNKRILLVEDNEMNRVLATIILKQYSAIIDEAINGEEAIAALKTNEYDLVLMDMRMPVMDGIEATQVIRQEISKTIPIIALTANAITGEKQKCLESGMNDFLVKPFEEEELVQMLAKWLGINSLYEQTNNQAGSASLVSEPLFSIENLKNISRGNKEFIEKMLTIFVKEVKLALQEIRLAEESSNIDKIRSTAHRIKPSLTNMAVNAIRQEILDLEVFELAGEKLSQLPEMINKVENVLTDVIEQINEVIISKNY, encoded by the coding sequence ATGCAACAAAATTTTGACGAAACTGCCAGTGCTTTGCAAATTGAACCATCGCAGTTAGACCGCCTGTTCGCCAGCTATATTCTCGCCGGCAAAGACTTTGTTATTTGCAGGCACAGCAATACGGTATCAGAACACTTCGGCAGCCTTGCAGGCCTTTTACTATTTGATTTTTTTACCATTAGTGCAGGCACATCTGTAATTGCTGATACAGAAACATTGTTGCTCCACTGCGGCAACGTTATAACACTGGCAGGCACAGGCATTTTCATGAAATGCCGGTTTGAATGTATGCAACCGGCAGGCTATCTTTTTGTAATTGAGCATGATTTTACCAATAACAATTTTACGGAAAACATTGAACAGGTTGCAGACAATATCTGGGAGCACAACTTTACCACCGGTATTACCAGGTTTTCAAAAAAACAATCAGAACTACTGAATGCGGGTATTGAAGACGATAATGTAACACTGTGGTGGAACAGTATTCACCCGAGCGACCGCCCTGTGCTGGAAGCAATAGATGCCCGGTATAAAGAGGGTACAATTGACCATCATTGTCTTGAATACCGGCTGCTTTGCAAAGACGGTTCTATAAAATGGGTGCTTGATAAAGGCGTGGTCGTAAAGAAAAATGCCGCTGGTAAACCGCTAATAACAGCCGGTACACATACAGATATTACCAGCATTAAACAGGCAGAAAGTGCCTTACGGCAGAGTGAACAGCGCTTTAATTCGTTATCGGAAAATTTGAATGATGGTATACTGGTAGAAGATGAATACAGGAATGTAATACTAAGCAACCAGCAGTTCTGCACCATGTTCAATATCTCGTTTACACCGCAGGCGCTGAGTGCACTTGGCGCTGCTGAAGTGATCAATCACTGTGGCAAATCTGCTAAAAGTGCGGCACTGTTTACAGACCTGGTAAAGAACCTGGTACAGCAACGCAGTAAAGTAACAGGGCTGATCATTGAACTTTTCAACGGGAACATTTATGAGATAGCCCATACACCTGTTTTCATAGATAATGAGTTCAAGGGCATACTGTGGAAGTTCTCAGATGTTACTGACCGCATTAACGCCGATAAAAAACTTGAAGCCCAAAAGAAATTTTATGAAGATGTTTTGAATGAGATACCTGCAGATGTTGCAGTGCTGAATGAAAAACGTGAATACCTCTATGTAAATCCCTACGCAGTAAAAGACGATGAACTGCGCAGGTGGCTTGTGGGCAAAAAAGACGAGGACTTTTGCCTTCAGCGCAATAAACCACTTGATATTGCCCTTAGACGAAAACAATTATTTGAACAGGTAATCGAATCCGGAAAACAACTGGAATGGGAAGAGAAAAATATTACCAGGGATGGTAAGGCACTGCATTACCTGCGCAAGCTCTACCCCGTTATAGATGACAATGGCAGGGTGAAATTCATGATTGGTTATGGCATAGATATTACAGACCGCAAGCAGTTTGAAGATGACCTGAGCCTTAGTGAAAAAAGATACCGGGATCTGTTCAATTTCAGCCAGGCACTCATTTGCACGCATGATATGCATGGCACGATACTCACAATTAACCCGGCTACATGCAGGCTACTAGGTTATAGTGAAGCAGAAATGATTGGCCACAAGTTGTATAGCTTTATTCCGCGGGAAGACCTGGTATTATTCAAAGAAAAATACCTCGATGCTTTTTCTCATGGTGGCAGCCACAAGGGCGTCTTTTGTGCGGTAAGTAAAAGCGGCAAAAAGAATTACCTCCTGTACCAGAATTACAAAGTAGAAGAACCCGGTAAAGAGCCTTACGTAATAGGCTTCTCGCAGGATATTACAGAAAGAAAAAAAATAGAAGAAGCTATACGCAACGGCGAAGAAAAATACAGGAGCATCATCGAAAACATGAACCTTGGAATGGTAGAGCTGGACGCAGATTCCACCATACTTTTTGCCAATGAAAACCTCTGCCGTATGAGTGGCTACGATATGCCGGAACTCATTGGTAAAAAATTATACAACGTTTTTTCAGAAGGCGAAAGCAGGCTTTTCATTAAACAGAAAATGTACCTGAAAAAAGAAGGTGTTTCTGAAGTATATGAATTTGTTACACGCAATAAAGCCGGTGAGCCACGCTGGTGGCTGGTAAGTGGCTCGCCGCTGCACCTGCATACGGGTGAGTTCAAGGGTTCACTCCTTATCTGCCTGGATATAACCAACCAGAAAATACTGGAGCAGGAACTGCGAAAGGCCAAACAACTGGCTGAGCAATCTTCCAAGGCCAAAGACCTGTTTCTTGCAAACATGAGCCATGAAATAAGAACGCCGATGAATGCAATTCTCGGCATGGCCAAACAGTTGGAAAGAACCGTGATGGATGGCCAGCAGCAATTCTATTTGAACGCCATTAATAATGCTGCATCCAACCTGCTCGTTATCATCAATGATATCCTCGACTTTTCTAAGATAGAAGCGGGTAAGATGACATTGGAAAGCACAGCATTTGAGCTGGAAGCAGTGGTGGGAAAGGCTTTGCAGGTTATTGTACACAAGGCCGAAGAAAAAGGTCTTGCGCTGTACTCAAAAATAGATACTACCATTGCGCCTGTTCTTATCGGCGATCCATACCGCATAAACCAGATCCTCATCAACCTCTTGGGTAACTCTGTAAAATTTACAGAAAAGGGAAGTATCAGTATTTACTGCAGCGTATCTGCTGAAAGGGAATCGAGCCAGCTCATCAACATAGAAGTGGTAGATTCAGGCATTGGCATGAGTGATGATTTCCAGCATTCATTGTTCAACAAGTTTGAGCAGGAAGACGACAACAACGGCAAACGGTACAGCGGCACAGGCCTGGGCATGAGCATTGTGAAAGAACTCATAGAACTCATGCACGGCAATATCACGGTGCAAAGCAAAAAGAATATTGGCACCATCGTTAGTGTAAACATACCATTCAACAAAGGCATAAAAGAAGACCTTGCACAAACAGAAGCCAAAAAGATCAGTTCAAATACACTGCGCAATAAAAGGATATTGCTGGTAGAAGACAATGAGATGAACCGTGTGCTTGCTACTATTATCCTCAAACAATACAGTGCAATTATAGACGAAGCCATCAATGGTGAAGAAGCCATTGCCGCTCTCAAGACCAATGAATACGATCTTGTATTAATGGATATGCGTATGCCTGTAATGGACGGTATAGAAGCTACACAGGTCATCAGGCAGGAAATTTCTAAAACCATACCCATTATTGCCCTTACCGCAAATGCTATCACAGGCGAAAAACAGAAATGCCTTGAGTCTGGCATGAATGATTTTCTTGTAAAACCATTCGAAGAAGAAGAGCTGGTACAAATGCTGGCAAAGTGGTTAGGCATCAATAGCCTGTACGAGCAGACAAATAACCAGGCCGGCAGTGCATCGCTTGTTTCAGAACCGCTGTTCAGCATAGAAAACCTCAAAAACATAAGCCGTGGCAATAAAGAATTCATTGAAAAAATGCTGACCATTTTTGTCAAAGAAGTAAAGCTTGCATTGCAGGAGATCCGTTTGGCAGAAGAGAGCAGCAATATCGATAAAATAAGGTCTACCGCCCATCGCATAAAACCATCGCTTACCAATATGGCGGTAAATGCTATCAGGCAGGAAATTCTCGATCTCGAAGTGTTTGAACTGGCAGGAGAAAAACTGTCGCAGCTCCCGGAAATGATCAATAAAGTAGAAAATGTACTAACAGATGTGATAGAGCAAATAAACGAAGTAATTATATCTAAAAATTATTAA